The Lewinellaceae bacterium genome has a segment encoding these proteins:
- the ygiD gene encoding 4,5-DOPA dioxygenase extradiol: protein MNRKKFLQLIGLTPFTFYMEPLNALDKLSQGFPLTEKMPVLFLGHGSPMNAIEENEFVTGFRTVAKSLPRPQAILCISAHWYTRGTKVTAMEMPRTIHDFGGFPQELFEVQYPAKGSPELAGNTKTLLAPIEVELDEKWGLDHGAWSVIKHLFPQADVPVIQMSIDYTKPPAYHFELGKKLNALRGKGILIIGSGNIIHNLGMVDWQNMDKDNYGYDWAIETREKINVWMQDGNFQPIIDYHQQGKALQLAVPTPDHYLPLIYSLSLKQKNEEIALFNDKLLAGSLSMTSVKIS, encoded by the coding sequence ATGAACCGGAAAAAATTCTTGCAATTAATTGGTCTGACACCCTTTACTTTTTATATGGAACCACTCAATGCTTTAGACAAACTTTCCCAGGGCTTTCCTTTAACAGAAAAAATGCCCGTACTTTTTTTAGGACACGGCAGCCCGATGAACGCCATAGAGGAGAATGAATTTGTAACCGGCTTCAGAACCGTTGCGAAATCATTGCCCAGGCCACAGGCGATTTTGTGCATATCTGCTCATTGGTACACCAGGGGCACGAAGGTAACTGCCATGGAAATGCCCAGGACCATCCATGATTTCGGCGGTTTTCCACAGGAACTTTTTGAAGTACAGTACCCGGCCAAAGGTAGCCCTGAACTGGCCGGAAATACCAAGACCCTACTCGCCCCCATCGAAGTGGAACTCGACGAAAAATGGGGACTGGATCACGGCGCATGGAGTGTGATCAAACATTTGTTTCCCCAGGCAGATGTTCCGGTAATTCAAATGAGTATTGATTACACAAAACCTCCTGCATACCATTTCGAATTAGGCAAAAAGTTAAATGCCCTAAGGGGTAAAGGAATATTGATCATCGGTAGTGGTAATATTATCCATAACCTGGGGATGGTCGATTGGCAAAATATGGACAAGGACAATTACGGGTATGACTGGGCTATTGAAACCAGAGAAAAAATCAATGTCTGGATGCAGGATGGCAATTTTCAGCCCATTATTGATTATCACCAGCAGGGGAAAGCCCTGCAATTAGCTGTTCCTACTCCTGATCATTATCTGCCACTTATTTACAGCCTTAGTCTCAAACAAAAAAACGAAGAAATAGCTCTTTTTAATGACAAATTGTTGGCAGGCTCTTTGAGCATGACCTCGGTTAAAATTTCATAA
- a CDS encoding NAD(P)/FAD-dependent oxidoreductase: MDQKLFDLIVIGAGPGGIEAALVAAKEKLSVCLISATKIGGRATWGSLVPSKVWLASAEKADALKRTDDFAFEPVAEIPALNLDKLRKKVGAQSQGASDRYLENLNTAGVHLLYGVATLHEDKKVVIAKEDHAPVEIYGRHIIIGSGSEPMFKPGIKPNMDHIIAPKIASGIPKIPESLVMAGGGVTGTEYAYAFAALGTKVTILQNSDHLLPRLDEEVSLLFENYLTSHYPIEIVTNATVESMIQADQKVVATTLDGRTFESEYGFIAIGRKADLSFIAEESMKPQLTERNTVEVDDYCKTSIPGIYAIGDVTGAPMTANRATMQARIAVSHILRGKESTLFPGVFIEAIYTSPAIAQIGDMSQDEDALYITKSYSDLLKLNIRHKTEGFLKIKISKTSGLILGASGYGDHMPDVMAVIQVAMNNNLLYTDINKLPLAYPSVSELVTSLDG; the protein is encoded by the coding sequence ATGGATCAAAAATTATTCGATTTAATTGTAATCGGAGCCGGACCCGGCGGAATTGAGGCGGCCCTAGTCGCTGCCAAAGAAAAGCTTTCTGTTTGCCTGATTTCGGCCACAAAAATCGGAGGAAGAGCTACCTGGGGCAGTTTAGTTCCTTCCAAGGTTTGGCTTGCAAGCGCTGAAAAAGCTGATGCATTGAAAAGAACAGATGATTTTGCTTTTGAACCTGTTGCTGAGATTCCTGCCCTAAACCTGGATAAATTGAGAAAAAAAGTGGGAGCACAGAGCCAGGGAGCTTCTGACCGCTATCTCGAAAACCTAAATACAGCCGGTGTTCATCTTTTGTATGGCGTAGCTACATTGCATGAGGACAAAAAAGTTGTCATTGCCAAAGAAGATCATGCACCGGTTGAAATATACGGAAGGCATATTATTATAGGAAGTGGATCCGAGCCGATGTTTAAACCAGGGATTAAACCCAATATGGATCATATCATTGCTCCAAAAATTGCCAGCGGCATCCCCAAAATTCCGGAATCATTAGTGATGGCAGGCGGAGGTGTGACCGGAACGGAATATGCCTATGCCTTTGCAGCGCTGGGGACTAAGGTCACCATTTTACAAAACAGCGACCATTTGCTTCCGCGCCTTGATGAAGAAGTTAGCCTCCTTTTTGAAAATTATCTGACCTCTCACTACCCTATTGAAATCGTTACCAATGCTACGGTGGAAAGCATGATTCAGGCTGACCAAAAGGTAGTTGCCACCACCCTGGATGGGAGAACTTTCGAAAGTGAATACGGCTTTATTGCAATAGGTAGAAAGGCTGATCTTTCCTTTATTGCTGAGGAATCAATGAAACCCCAATTAACGGAAAGAAATACCGTTGAGGTCGATGATTATTGTAAGACAAGTATTCCTGGAATTTATGCTATTGGTGATGTAACCGGGGCACCCATGACGGCAAACCGTGCCACCATGCAGGCCCGGATAGCGGTCAGTCATATTTTAAGAGGTAAAGAATCCACTTTGTTTCCCGGAGTATTTATTGAAGCCATCTATACCAGCCCTGCTATTGCCCAAATCGGTGATATGAGCCAGGATGAAGATGCTTTATATATTACAAAATCCTATAGCGATTTACTCAAATTAAACATCAGGCATAAAACAGAAGGCTTCCTTAAAATAAAAATCTCAAAAACCTCCGGACTCATTTTGGGGGCCTCAGGTTACGGAGACCATATGCCCGACGTCATGGCTGTTATTCAAGTGGCGATGAACAATAACCTGCTCTACACTGATATCAATAAATTACCTCTCGCCTACCCTTCAGTCAGTGAATTGGTTACCAGTTTAGATGGGTAG
- a CDS encoding YceI family protein, with protein sequence MKKLNFCLLCLFLGTVFLNAQKIYTREGNVSFYSEAQKENIQAHNSNATSIIDTETGKIEFAILIKAFQFEKALMQQHFNENYMESSKFPKALFKGQIINLSEIHFDKDGTYTAQIKGEITIHGVTKPIETEGVITVAGGEVSGKSDFHLTVADYGIEVPSIVRDNIAREITVDVSCHYQEFKKS encoded by the coding sequence ATGAAAAAACTTAATTTTTGCCTGTTATGCCTGTTTTTAGGGACTGTTTTTTTGAATGCACAAAAAATTTATACCCGTGAAGGCAATGTCTCATTTTATTCAGAGGCACAAAAAGAAAATATTCAGGCTCATAATTCAAATGCTACCAGTATCATTGATACGGAAACCGGCAAAATCGAATTTGCTATCCTGATCAAGGCTTTTCAGTTTGAAAAAGCACTCATGCAGCAGCATTTTAACGAAAATTATATGGAAAGTAGCAAATTTCCTAAGGCTTTATTTAAAGGTCAAATTATTAATTTGTCTGAAATACATTTCGATAAAGATGGCACCTATACAGCGCAAATAAAGGGTGAAATTACGATTCATGGTGTGACTAAGCCGATTGAGACTGAAGGGGTAATTACGGTAGCAGGAGGGGAGGTGTCCGGGAAGTCCGATTTTCATCTGACCGTAGCTGATTACGGAATTGAAGTCCCTTCCATTGTCAGGGATAATATTGCCAGGGAGATCACTGTGGACGTATCCTGTCACTATCAGGAATTTAAAAAGTCATAA
- a CDS encoding acyl-CoA reductase, whose protein sequence is MKLSERLAVLVKLGEHLKGQDEYLEAVMARSLYHNGWFTIENQQAAVKAIASEFLDKKKLEDWASLYFIGEPPLPKTVGMVLAGNLPLVGFHDVLAVFVSGHKSQVKLSEKDKFLLPYLFQLLKRYDDRTAHYFEVVEQLSGFEAVIATGSNNSSRYFEAYFGKYPHIIRRNRNGIAVLTGHETPEALHLLGEDVFRFFGLGCRNVSKIYVPEGYDFDPLLTALHEFRKIILNNKFKNNFDHNYAILILNKASFKANGCILMSENDSLSSPIACLHYSYYSSLEILEKELQFKKNEIQCVVSQQEFTNVPVIPFGKAQEPGLTDYADGIDTMEFLLGL, encoded by the coding sequence ATGAAGCTTTCGGAAAGATTAGCAGTCTTGGTGAAATTGGGAGAACATCTCAAGGGACAAGATGAATACCTCGAAGCGGTAATGGCCCGCTCTTTATACCATAATGGCTGGTTTACGATTGAAAACCAACAGGCGGCAGTGAAAGCTATAGCCAGTGAATTTCTGGATAAAAAGAAACTGGAGGACTGGGCTTCCCTGTATTTTATTGGAGAACCACCCCTCCCCAAAACGGTGGGAATGGTTCTCGCGGGAAACCTGCCTTTGGTAGGCTTTCATGATGTACTCGCTGTATTCGTGTCGGGACACAAATCTCAGGTCAAACTTTCGGAAAAAGATAAATTCCTGTTGCCTTACCTTTTTCAATTATTGAAAAGGTATGACGACCGTACGGCCCATTATTTTGAAGTAGTGGAACAGCTTTCCGGTTTCGAGGCGGTTATCGCTACCGGAAGCAACAATTCTTCCCGGTATTTTGAAGCTTATTTTGGTAAGTATCCGCACATCATTCGTCGTAACAGGAATGGAATTGCTGTACTCACCGGCCATGAAACGCCTGAAGCACTACACCTTCTCGGGGAGGATGTTTTTCGCTTTTTTGGACTGGGGTGTAGAAATGTCTCAAAAATTTACGTTCCGGAAGGATATGACTTTGATCCCTTACTGACGGCATTGCATGAATTCAGAAAAATAATCCTGAACAATAAGTTTAAGAACAATTTTGATCACAATTACGCCATCCTGATCCTTAACAAGGCTTCGTTTAAAGCCAATGGCTGTATTTTGATGAGCGAAAACGATTCATTATCCTCACCGATTGCCTGCCTGCATTATAGTTATTATTCCTCTTTGGAGATACTGGAAAAGGAACTACAGTTCAAAAAAAATGAAATCCAATGTGTGGTCAGCCAACAGGAATTCACCAATGTGCCCGTAATTCCTTTCGGTAAAGCTCAGGAACCGGGCTTAACGGATTATGCCGATGGCATCGACACCATGGAATTTCTGCTGGGATTATGA
- a CDS encoding YeeE/YedE family protein, producing MSFLTLSIIDLLSQPWHWAFSGLIIALVLLVSTWAGKSFGVSSSYKVFCSMAGAGKFMSFFNLNLKDEFWRVAFVAGTVLGGYIASHHLHSPEPIAISTATIDHLQNDYGMTYPKDLSEGDGYIPLSLYNLKNLKGMLLACFGGFLVGFGARYGDGCTSGHAITGLAHLQLPSLITVIGFFIGGLIMTFGILPFILG from the coding sequence ATGAGTTTTTTAACCCTTTCAATTATTGACCTTTTAAGTCAACCCTGGCACTGGGCCTTCTCGGGCCTTATCATTGCTTTGGTATTGTTGGTTTCCACCTGGGCTGGAAAAAGCTTCGGGGTCTCCTCTTCTTATAAAGTATTCTGTAGTATGGCAGGGGCAGGTAAATTCATGTCCTTTTTTAATTTGAATCTCAAAGATGAATTCTGGCGTGTGGCTTTCGTTGCTGGTACAGTGCTTGGCGGATATATTGCCAGTCACCATTTGCATAGCCCGGAACCTATTGCTATTTCAACAGCCACTATTGACCACCTTCAGAACGACTATGGAATGACCTATCCAAAAGACCTCTCCGAAGGCGATGGATATATCCCCCTATCGCTTTATAACCTCAAAAACCTAAAGGGGATGCTTTTGGCTTGCTTTGGAGGATTTTTAGTAGGTTTTGGAGCGAGATACGGTGATGGATGCACATCAGGGCACGCCATTACGGGATTGGCTCATCTCCAATTGCCTTCCCTAATCACGGTCATTGGATTCTTTATCGGGGGGCTTATTATGACCTTCGGAATTCTACCTTTTATTCTAGGCTAA
- a CDS encoding RluA family pseudouridine synthase has protein sequence MDEKNFDELQEAFYETYDITVDPKQSPLRIDKFLLDRLAKVSRSKIQLAIKAGSITVDDEEIKPNFKIKPGHKITVVLPRTFDGETEVIPEDIPLDIRYEDDDLLIVHKPPGMVVHPGIGNRTGTLVNALAWHFKDLPVMEGNSNDRIGLVHRIDKDTSGLLVVAKTDFAMTKMAKQFFDHTIDRTYTALVWGNMEEEEGTIIGNIGRHPVNRKIRTVYPEGEEGKHAVTHYKVLTNYYYVSLVECRLETGRTHQIRVHMKYLGHPLFNDMTYGGDRIVKGTVFSKYKSFVENTFKVLPRQALHAKSLGFVHPTKGEYMFFESDLPDDFKNALSRWEKYLDGRKAALKSDEI, from the coding sequence ATGGATGAAAAAAATTTTGACGAGCTCCAGGAGGCGTTTTACGAGACTTACGATATTACTGTTGATCCCAAGCAATCCCCCCTTAGGATCGATAAGTTTCTGTTGGACCGACTGGCAAAGGTGTCCAGGTCTAAAATTCAGTTAGCCATTAAGGCTGGTTCAATAACGGTAGATGATGAGGAGATAAAACCAAATTTCAAAATAAAACCGGGTCATAAGATCACGGTGGTGCTTCCCCGTACTTTTGATGGGGAGACAGAAGTTATTCCTGAAGATATTCCCTTGGATATCAGGTATGAGGATGACGATCTACTCATTGTACACAAACCTCCGGGAATGGTTGTTCATCCCGGTATTGGCAACCGGACCGGTACTTTGGTTAATGCACTGGCCTGGCATTTTAAGGATCTGCCGGTCATGGAAGGCAATTCAAATGACAGAATTGGCCTTGTCCATCGTATAGATAAAGATACTTCAGGATTATTGGTAGTGGCCAAAACGGATTTTGCCATGACTAAAATGGCCAAACAATTCTTTGACCACACCATTGACCGAACTTATACGGCACTGGTTTGGGGTAATATGGAGGAAGAAGAAGGTACTATTATTGGAAATATCGGCAGGCACCCTGTCAATAGAAAAATCCGGACCGTTTACCCGGAAGGGGAGGAAGGCAAACATGCGGTGACACATTATAAGGTGCTGACCAATTATTATTATGTTTCCCTGGTGGAGTGCCGTTTGGAGACAGGCAGGACACACCAGATTAGGGTACACATGAAGTATCTTGGGCATCCTTTGTTTAATGACATGACTTATGGAGGCGATCGGATTGTAAAAGGCACGGTTTTTAGCAAGTATAAATCTTTTGTGGAAAACACCTTCAAAGTACTTCCGCGTCAGGCTTTACATGCCAAATCCCTGGGCTTTGTTCATCCTACCAAAGGAGAATATATGTTTTTTGAGTCCGATTTGCCCGATGATTTTAAGAATGCGCTGAGCCGTTGGGAAAAATACCTGGATGGCAGGAAAGCCGCTTTAAAATCGGATGAAATCTAA
- a CDS encoding multidrug effflux MFS transporter — translation MKNQKPVEFIALMAFMMAIGAFSIDAILPAMQVIGDDFGITNTNDNQLLVSLVFLGLAIGQIFFGPLSDSLGRKPAVYFGFSIFIVGSLLSIISTSFEWMLFSRFIQGIGLGAPRTIGMAMVRDRYVGDFMARIMSFIMVVFILVPMVAPAVGQEVLHLAGWKAIYGTQILIAIVIVFWFYFRQEETLKPENKIPFSIRKINKAVAEIFRTKTTLAFTLIMGLIQGAFLVYLSSAQQIFQEQYNLGDKFPLVFALLALSIGVASLVNSKMVMIFGMDKMTFWSLAGFTVLSVIAAVLFTIFSHQNPPLWMFMVFLIALLFCTGILFGNLNALAMRPLGHVAGLGSTVVGFVSTLISVPLGISIGRYIEQTALPLVLGFAFSGLISMIIFLWLRGQKVPENYEVELAEARI, via the coding sequence ATGAAAAATCAAAAGCCGGTCGAATTCATTGCTCTTATGGCGTTCATGATGGCCATCGGGGCCTTCTCCATAGACGCAATACTTCCTGCCATGCAGGTTATAGGGGATGATTTTGGAATTACCAATACCAACGACAATCAATTACTTGTTTCCCTGGTCTTTCTGGGGCTTGCCATAGGGCAGATTTTTTTCGGCCCGTTATCAGACAGCCTGGGCAGGAAACCTGCGGTTTACTTTGGCTTTTCCATATTTATTGTGGGGAGTCTGCTTTCCATAATTTCCACGAGTTTTGAATGGATGCTGTTCAGCAGATTCATCCAGGGGATTGGACTCGGCGCACCAAGAACGATCGGTATGGCGATGGTAAGGGATCGTTACGTTGGCGATTTCATGGCCAGGATCATGTCTTTTATTATGGTGGTTTTCATCCTGGTTCCCATGGTTGCCCCGGCAGTGGGCCAGGAAGTTTTACACCTTGCCGGCTGGAAAGCCATCTACGGGACCCAGATATTGATTGCCATTGTTATTGTATTCTGGTTCTACTTTCGCCAGGAGGAAACGCTCAAACCTGAAAATAAAATCCCGTTTTCCATCAGGAAAATAAATAAAGCGGTAGCCGAAATTTTCAGAACAAAAACCACCCTTGCCTTTACGCTCATAATGGGCCTGATCCAGGGAGCTTTTCTTGTTTACCTGAGTTCCGCCCAGCAAATTTTCCAGGAACAATATAACCTGGGCGATAAATTCCCCCTTGTTTTCGCTCTTTTAGCCTTGTCTATCGGTGTGGCATCACTGGTCAACAGTAAGATGGTGATGATCTTCGGAATGGATAAAATGACATTCTGGTCTCTGGCGGGTTTTACGGTACTGTCGGTCATCGCAGCCGTTTTATTTACCATCTTCTCTCATCAGAACCCTCCATTATGGATGTTTATGGTCTTCCTGATTGCCTTACTCTTTTGCACGGGCATCCTTTTCGGAAATTTAAATGCCCTGGCGATGCGACCATTAGGACATGTTGCCGGGTTGGGGTCAACGGTTGTTGGATTCGTTTCTACGTTAATTTCCGTTCCTTTGGGTATTTCAATCGGACGTTACATTGAACAAACGGCCTTGCCACTGGTATTGGGCTTTGCTTTTTCCGGCCTAATTTCCATGATCATATTTTTATGGCTGAGGGGACAAAAAGTACCAGAAAATTACGAAGTGGAATTGGCGGAAGCCCGCATATAA
- a CDS encoding PKD domain-containing protein — protein sequence MKHLIENAFLLILIILGGAGMTFSFTSSATLEKDSVETSIMGITKSQSHTFTEDATNSILKIRGIQEVGAKMQFEVKSFNSNAHYLIDFGNGEKKAVHSKKEQYTYKDAGDFNLKLYVTYNGKTKLAHSEIISIDNQIVASAEILGSN from the coding sequence ATGAAACACTTAATTGAAAATGCGTTTTTATTAATATTAATCATTCTGGGCGGAGCAGGCATGACTTTCAGTTTTACCTCATCCGCTACACTTGAAAAGGATTCCGTAGAAACTTCGATTATGGGCATAACCAAATCTCAAAGTCATACTTTTACCGAGGATGCAACGAACTCTATTTTAAAAATCAGGGGTATTCAGGAAGTCGGAGCAAAGATGCAATTTGAAGTAAAGAGCTTTAACAGCAATGCCCACTACCTGATCGACTTTGGCAATGGTGAGAAAAAAGCTGTCCACAGCAAGAAAGAACAATATACCTACAAGGATGCCGGGGATTTTAATCTTAAATTGTACGTAACCTACAATGGAAAAACAAAACTGGCACATTCTGAAATTATAAGTATTGACAACCAGATAGTTGCAAGTGCTGAAATTTTAGGTTCCAACTGA
- a CDS encoding YeeE/YedE family protein has protein sequence MKIIRYFIIGILFGIVMSKSEAISWYRTHEMFRFESFHMYGVIGTAVVIGAFFMWAMKKYKIKTLDGNYVSYTPKKLYIPRHLIAGTIFGLGWALVACPGPMYTLLGHGYWIFVLVIISATLGTFSYATIKHKLPH, from the coding sequence ATGAAAATAATTAGATACTTTATTATAGGAATTCTTTTTGGCATTGTAATGTCAAAATCAGAGGCAATCTCGTGGTACAGAACCCATGAGATGTTCCGATTTGAGAGTTTTCACATGTACGGAGTTATTGGCACGGCGGTGGTCATTGGAGCTTTTTTTATGTGGGCGATGAAAAAGTATAAAATTAAAACCCTTGATGGTAATTATGTTTCCTATACACCGAAAAAACTATATATCCCGCGCCACCTGATCGCAGGCACTATTTTCGGTCTGGGCTGGGCTTTAGTGGCCTGTCCAGGACCTATGTACACCCTTTTAGGACACGGGTACTGGATATTTGTCCTCGTCATAATAAGTGCGACCCTTGGAACTTTTTCTTACGCAACAATAAAACATAAACTTCCTCATTAA
- the trxA gene encoding thioredoxin has translation MAKQVSFKELINSDKPVLIDFSAVWCGPCQAMNPILKDVAKSIGDKAKIIKIDVDKNASLAAEMGVRGVPTFMLFQNGIKKWSQAGMQSANALENVIDQAISGKL, from the coding sequence ATGGCAAAACAAGTTTCGTTTAAAGAACTAATAAACAGTGACAAACCGGTATTAATTGACTTTTCTGCAGTGTGGTGCGGTCCCTGTCAGGCCATGAATCCCATTCTTAAGGATGTTGCAAAATCCATTGGGGACAAAGCAAAGATCATCAAAATTGATGTGGACAAAAATGCCTCGCTTGCTGCAGAAATGGGCGTAAGGGGTGTTCCTACTTTTATGCTTTTCCAAAACGGAATAAAAAAATGGAGTCAGGCAGGGATGCAATCAGCCAATGCACTGGAGAACGTTATAGATCAGGCTATTTCCGGAAAATTATAA
- a CDS encoding SulP family inorganic anion transporter, which produces MKKYLNLFDLSQKVDYKIEVLSGLTVALALIPEAVAFALIAGLSPLTGLYAAFVMGLVTSVLGGRPGMISGATGAVAVVLVVLAQTYGIEYIFATVVLAGIMQILAGVLKLGKLMRLVPHPVIFGFVNGLAIIIFMSQLEQFKDASGNWLTGQPLFVLLALVLFTMLIIWGLPKLSKAIPASLVAILVIFGLVVGFNIDTKTVGDIASISGSFPPFHIPEIPLSFETFLIILPYSAIMAGVGLIESLLTLNIIDEITETRGRGNKEAVAQGIANMLSGFFSGMGGCAMIGQSLINISSGARARLSGIVAAVMLLVFIMFGANLIEKLPMAALTGLMIMVAIGTFEWASLKTFKRMPKSDIFVMVMVTLVTAVLHNLALAVLIGVVIAALVFAWDNAKRIRARKHIDENGVKHYEIYGPLFFGSVSVFNEKFDVLNDPDEVIIDFQESRVVDMSAIEALNKITERYQKVGKKVHLKHLSVDCRKLLQNAEEIIDVNVLEDPTYKLLVD; this is translated from the coding sequence ATGAAAAAATATTTAAATTTATTTGATTTATCCCAAAAGGTGGATTATAAAATAGAGGTCCTGTCAGGTCTGACCGTCGCTTTGGCATTAATACCGGAAGCCGTTGCTTTTGCCCTTATTGCAGGCCTTTCCCCTCTGACGGGTTTATATGCAGCTTTTGTTATGGGTTTGGTTACTTCGGTGCTGGGTGGGCGTCCGGGGATGATTTCCGGAGCTACCGGGGCGGTGGCCGTTGTTTTAGTGGTACTGGCTCAAACTTATGGCATTGAGTATATTTTCGCAACGGTTGTTTTGGCCGGTATTATGCAAATTTTGGCCGGAGTTTTGAAGCTGGGAAAGCTTATGCGATTGGTTCCCCATCCTGTTATTTTTGGTTTTGTAAATGGATTGGCCATCATTATTTTTATGTCACAACTGGAACAATTCAAGGATGCCTCCGGGAATTGGCTGACAGGCCAGCCTTTGTTTGTTTTGTTGGCCCTGGTATTGTTTACCATGCTGATTATCTGGGGATTGCCGAAGTTAAGCAAGGCCATTCCTGCCTCCCTGGTAGCTATCCTGGTTATTTTCGGACTGGTGGTCGGGTTTAATATTGATACAAAAACGGTGGGGGATATTGCTTCGATCAGTGGCAGTTTTCCTCCATTTCACATTCCGGAAATCCCTTTGAGCTTTGAGACTTTTCTAATCATTTTACCCTATTCCGCTATCATGGCAGGAGTGGGGCTGATTGAAAGTTTGCTGACTCTGAATATCATTGATGAGATCACAGAAACGAGAGGCCGTGGCAATAAGGAGGCCGTGGCACAGGGAATCGCCAATATGCTTTCAGGATTTTTTTCCGGTATGGGAGGATGCGCCATGATTGGTCAAAGCCTTATCAACATTTCTTCAGGAGCAAGGGCCAGATTGTCAGGGATCGTAGCGGCGGTGATGTTATTGGTCTTTATCATGTTTGGTGCCAACCTGATTGAAAAACTTCCAATGGCTGCCTTAACTGGGCTGATGATTATGGTTGCCATCGGAACTTTTGAGTGGGCCAGCCTGAAAACTTTTAAACGCATGCCCAAATCGGATATTTTCGTGATGGTCATGGTCACCCTGGTGACTGCTGTTTTGCATAATCTTGCCCTCGCTGTGCTGATAGGGGTGGTCATTGCGGCCCTTGTTTTCGCATGGGACAATGCAAAACGCATCCGTGCCAGAAAGCACATCGATGAAAACGGAGTAAAACATTATGAGATCTACGGACCGCTGTTTTTTGGATCGGTTTCTGTTTTTAATGAAAAATTTGATGTGCTCAATGACCCGGATGAGGTGATCATCGATTTTCAGGAAAGCAGGGTAGTGGATATGTCTGCGATAGAAGCCCTGAATAAAATAACAGAGCGATACCAAAAAGTAGGCAAAAAAGTACATTTGAAACACCTGAGTGTGGACTGCCGCAAATTGTTGCAAAATGCGGAAGAGATCATTGATGTCAACGTACTGGAAGATCCTACTTATAAATTATTGGTGGATTGA
- a CDS encoding tryptophan synthase subunit alpha, with protein MNRVDKLFAKKQNGVLNVYFTAGYPSLNSTGTIIKALEKAGVDLIEVGMPYSDPLADGPTIQQSSQVALKNGMTLPLLFDQIEAVRKTTEIPLILMGYFNQVMQYGEEAFVKKCVEVGVDALILPDLPLKEYEESYKQLFEDYDLGISFLMTPQTDEARVRKIDALSRGFVYMVSSASITGAKSGITDEQITYFEQTKSLNLKSPRLIGFGISDKKTFDTACNYANGAIIGSAFIKVLDQEDNLEETVNSFIEGILL; from the coding sequence ATGAACAGAGTTGATAAATTATTTGCTAAAAAACAAAACGGGGTCTTAAATGTCTACTTTACAGCAGGTTATCCCTCGCTGAATAGTACGGGTACTATTATCAAGGCCCTTGAGAAAGCAGGAGTGGATCTTATTGAAGTGGGAATGCCTTATTCCGATCCGCTTGCGGATGGGCCCACGATACAACAAAGCAGTCAGGTGGCCTTAAAAAACGGCATGACCCTTCCCCTGTTATTTGATCAAATTGAAGCGGTAAGGAAAACAACCGAAATTCCCTTGATTTTGATGGGGTATTTTAACCAGGTTATGCAATACGGGGAAGAAGCTTTTGTAAAAAAATGTGTTGAGGTAGGAGTGGATGCACTCATTTTGCCGGATCTTCCGTTGAAGGAATATGAAGAATCCTACAAACAGTTATTTGAAGATTATGATCTCGGCATCAGCTTTTTAATGACTCCTCAAACGGATGAAGCAAGGGTCAGGAAAATAGATGCACTTTCACGTGGATTTGTTTATATGGTGTCAAGCGCCTCCATAACAGGGGCAAAAAGTGGGATTACCGACGAACAGATCACTTATTTCGAGCAAACTAAATCCTTGAATTTAAAGAGTCCCAGGCTCATAGGATTTGGTATTTCCGATAAAAAAACATTTGATACAGCCTGTAATTACGCTAACGGAGCCATTATCGGTTCCGCTTTTATCAAAGTTTTGGATCAGGAAGATAACCTGGAAGAGACTGTCAATTCTTTTATTGAGGGAATTTTATTGTAG
- a CDS encoding PspC family transcriptional regulator codes for MKELLERSAFGVCDYFAVKIGIATSRVRLYFIYLSFLTLGSPVIIYLFLAFWLNVKRYIRNKKNLLWQ; via the coding sequence ATGAAAGAATTATTGGAACGTTCAGCATTTGGGGTGTGCGACTATTTTGCCGTTAAAATAGGGATCGCTACTTCCAGAGTCAGGCTGTATTTTATTTACCTCTCTTTCCTAACCCTGGGTTCACCTGTTATAATTTACCTGTTTTTGGCCTTCTGGCTAAATGTGAAACGTTATATCAGAAATAAAAAGAATTTACTCTGGCAATAA